One genomic window of Bacillota bacterium includes the following:
- a CDS encoding DUF433 domain-containing protein gives MSGSSDITNSKPWHDRMYLPVYSVVDAARYAQTHRSTVWRWYHSRRAENVLRGKADGERLSYLQLIEVALVSQFRRCGISLRRIREAHGYLSDLIGTEYPFAQTRLKTDRVHLFLELPEEHPRADVGKFIVTDDHGQLAWANMYDALDYEDFLAVRWFVRGREVPISIDPRVAFGSPTVNGVPTWALKESFNAGESLEEIQANYEIPMKDLRFALQFEKVPVAA, from the coding sequence TCCAAGCCCTGGCACGATCGGATGTACCTCCCGGTGTATTCGGTTGTTGACGCGGCCCGTTATGCTCAGACCCACCGCTCTACCGTATGGCGCTGGTACCACTCAAGACGGGCCGAGAACGTTCTCAGAGGGAAGGCCGATGGTGAGCGGCTGTCCTATCTTCAACTCATCGAAGTGGCCTTGGTCTCCCAGTTCCGTAGGTGCGGCATATCCCTCAGACGAATTCGGGAAGCGCATGGGTATCTATCGGACCTAATTGGGACGGAATACCCCTTCGCTCAGACGCGGCTAAAGACCGACCGTGTTCACCTGTTTCTCGAGCTGCCCGAAGAGCATCCCAGGGCCGATGTCGGCAAGTTCATTGTCACGGATGACCACGGTCAACTGGCGTGGGCTAACATGTACGATGCGCTTGACTATGAGGACTTCCTAGCTGTCAGATGGTTTGTGCGAGGCAGGGAAGTCCCCATCTCCATCGATCCGCGGGTGGCTTTCGGCAGTCCTACCGTTAACGGAGTACCGACCTGGGCCCTCAAGGAGAGCTTCAATGCAGGGGAGTCCTTGGAGGAAATCCAGGCGAACTATGAGATCCCGATGAAGGACCTTCGGTTCGCACTCCAGTTTGAGAAGGTCCCGGTCGCCGCTTAG
- a CDS encoding DUF5615 family PIN-like protein: MTYLFDCSLSPRVPRELRAAGIDAKINKDLFLEGLADDLWLPVAGKEGWIVVGRDRSYHRNPSELAALRQYKIGCIYLGGARARQDVLAALFIAHQGRIEDLIQTTEKPFIYRLPLNGRITRVPVGEEERALFGAKIIAIP; the protein is encoded by the coding sequence ATGACCTACCTCTTTGACTGCAGCTTGAGCCCGCGGGTCCCGCGGGAACTGCGGGCGGCAGGCATCGATGCTAAGATAAACAAGGATCTCTTCCTGGAGGGCTTGGCTGATGACCTCTGGCTTCCAGTAGCTGGCAAGGAGGGCTGGATCGTGGTCGGAAGAGACCGCTCCTACCACAGGAATCCGAGCGAACTCGCTGCCCTCAGGCAGTACAAGATCGGGTGCATTTACCTTGGAGGCGCGAGGGCTCGTCAGGACGTCTTGGCCGCCCTATTCATCGCTCATCAAGGGAGGATCGAGGACCTAATCCAGACCACGGAGAAGCCGTTCATCTACAGGCTTCCGCTCAACGGCCGCATCACGAGGGTTCCGGTGGGCGAAGAAGAGAGAGCCCTTTTTGGGGCCAAGATCATAGCCATCCCTTGA
- a CDS encoding sigma-70 family RNA polymerase sigma factor: MTGSAANAEGWPIDPREAVERLMAEYGSVVLKTAVFATGDRKLAEDVSQEVFVRAFKSWPNFRRESSAKTWLTRITLNVGRDLSASRVRERPTDPALLATAQARGPDQVAGRLDHMGVLPHLMALPAAYRQALFLHYYLDLDTKEIARATRVAEGTARARLHRGRRRLRESLLKGGWNGEATR, from the coding sequence ATGACTGGATCAGCAGCAAACGCCGAAGGATGGCCGATCGATCCTCGGGAAGCGGTGGAGCGGCTGATGGCCGAATATGGCTCGGTCGTCTTGAAGACGGCGGTTTTCGCGACCGGCGACCGCAAGTTGGCCGAGGACGTGAGCCAGGAGGTGTTCGTCCGGGCCTTCAAGTCATGGCCGAACTTCCGCCGTGAGAGCTCGGCCAAGACCTGGCTGACCAGGATCACCCTTAATGTCGGCCGAGATTTGTCCGCCTCCCGGGTCCGTGAGCGGCCGACCGACCCGGCGCTGTTGGCGACGGCCCAGGCGAGGGGCCCCGATCAAGTGGCTGGACGACTTGATCACATGGGCGTCTTGCCACACTTGATGGCCCTTCCGGCGGCCTATCGCCAGGCCCTTTTTCTTCACTACTATTTGGATCTGGACACCAAAGAGATCGCTCGGGCGACCCGGGTGGCCGAAGGAACGGCTCGGGCCCGGTTGCACCGGGGCCGCCGGCGACTGAGGGAGTCCTTGCTCAAGGGAGGGTGGAACGGTGAGGCGACGCGGTGA
- a CDS encoding amidohydrolase family protein: MATRGGARALGAEDRIGSLETGRAADLFIFDPWRAKSSPVHDPVAALVYASGEDNVGTTVVNGRVVLDRGAVVGVDEADILKRAQRMAADLVRRSLSGPAVG; the protein is encoded by the coding sequence ATGGCCACCAGGGGCGGGGCCCGGGCCCTGGGGGCGGAAGACCGGATCGGTTCTCTGGAGACCGGCCGGGCGGCCGATCTCTTCATCTTCGACCCTTGGCGGGCAAAGTCCAGCCCCGTCCACGACCCGGTGGCCGCGCTGGTCTACGCATCGGGTGAAGACAACGTCGGCACGACCGTGGTCAATGGAAGGGTGGTCCTGGACCGCGGGGCGGTCGTCGGCGTGGATGAGGCCGACATCTTGAAGCGGGCCCAGCGGATGGCGGCCGATCTGGTTCGCCGCTCGCTGTCCGGCCCGGCGGTGGGGTGA
- a CDS encoding DUF362 domain-containing protein, which produces MNGKAARYSTIRRPDDLAELFAEGRVGGDHFLIKPNWFDPRPGSYTDARVLDLVLSILPGEKTVIEGHSHARNDRSMKITPENEVPQRDWIRLQDRQYLARLGLDQVMARHGVEYVNISEEVWAGRTAPADAVRALVEGRYGPVAHREFYGFVPQRLFDLRGHTLIDLARVKMTSPTTRDFSLTMKNLFGLVPPASRMPYHDDLPRSIVDIDMVYSALFDVVGLCEGIYRSVVFWAGGRFATPWSHFDVIKDLGPAVLGRHLPTVDVLVGRLFGQDLTQRAVVKLGMDVFGPVREEDLGGPPLLVDVSTDWAAEMAARGRLLLDDDK; this is translated from the coding sequence ATGAACGGGAAAGCCGCGCGCTATTCGACCATCCGCCGCCCCGACGACCTGGCCGAGCTGTTCGCCGAAGGGAGGGTGGGCGGCGATCACTTCCTGATCAAACCGAACTGGTTCGATCCCCGGCCCGGGAGCTACACCGACGCCCGCGTCCTCGACCTCGTGCTGTCGATCCTGCCGGGTGAAAAGACGGTCATCGAAGGGCACTCCCACGCCAGGAATGACCGGTCGATGAAGATCACTCCCGAAAACGAAGTCCCCCAGCGGGACTGGATCCGCCTCCAGGATCGGCAGTACCTGGCCCGCCTGGGGCTGGACCAGGTGATGGCCAGACACGGGGTCGAGTACGTGAACATCAGCGAAGAGGTCTGGGCCGGTAGGACGGCGCCGGCCGACGCGGTCCGCGCTCTGGTAGAGGGACGATACGGGCCCGTGGCCCACCGCGAGTTCTATGGCTTCGTCCCGCAGCGGCTCTTCGACCTCCGCGGCCACACCCTGATCGACCTGGCCAGAGTGAAGATGACCTCGCCGACGACCCGCGACTTCAGCCTGACGATGAAGAACCTCTTCGGGCTGGTCCCGCCGGCCTCACGGATGCCCTACCATGACGACTTGCCGCGAAGCATCGTCGACATTGATATGGTCTACAGCGCCCTGTTTGACGTGGTCGGCCTATGCGAGGGGATCTACCGCAGCGTGGTCTTCTGGGCCGGGGGTCGCTTCGCCACGCCGTGGAGCCATTTCGACGTGATTAAGGACCTCGGCCCGGCCGTCCTGGGCCGGCACCTGCCGACGGTCGATGTCCTGGTCGGCCGGCTCTTCGGCCAGGACCTGACCCAACGGGCGGTGGTCAAGCTGGGCATGGACGTCTTCGGCCCGGTCCGGGAAGAAGACCTTGGCGGCCCGCCGCTCCTCGTCGACGTGTCGACGGACTGGGCGGCAGAGATGGCCGCCCGCGGCCGCCTTCTGCTGGACGATGACAAATGA
- a CDS encoding DJ-1/PfpI family protein, translating to MAAKRILMVVGDFVEDYEAFFSFQALEMVGHTVHAASPGKRAGEKVKTAVHDSEGDQSFSEKPGHNFTLNATFEGLRPEDYDALVIPGGRSPEYLRLNPAVLKAVRHFAEAGKPIAAICHAAQILATAGVLAGRSCTCYPSVGPDIELVGANYVEMPWDRAMVDGNLVTAPGWGALGEWISKFLAILGTRISA from the coding sequence ATAGCCGCCAAGCGGATCCTGATGGTTGTCGGTGATTTCGTCGAGGATTACGAGGCTTTCTTCTCCTTCCAGGCCCTGGAGATGGTCGGCCATACGGTTCACGCGGCCAGCCCGGGCAAGCGGGCGGGGGAGAAGGTCAAGACGGCCGTCCATGACTCCGAGGGCGACCAGTCGTTCAGCGAGAAGCCGGGCCACAACTTCACCCTCAACGCCACCTTCGAGGGGTTGCGCCCGGAAGACTACGACGCCCTGGTCATCCCGGGCGGGCGGAGCCCGGAGTACCTCCGCCTCAACCCGGCCGTCCTGAAGGCCGTCAGGCACTTCGCCGAGGCCGGCAAGCCGATCGCCGCCATCTGCCACGCGGCCCAGATTTTGGCCACCGCCGGCGTCCTGGCCGGCCGGAGCTGCACCTGTTATCCATCCGTCGGACCAGACATCGAGCTGGTCGGGGCCAACTACGTCGAGATGCCCTGGGACCGGGCGATGGTCGACGGCAACCTTGTCACCGCCCCCGGTTGGGGCGCCCTTGGGGAGTGGATCAGCAAGTTCCTGGCCATCCTGGGGACCAGGATCTCGGCCTGA
- a CDS encoding MoaD/ThiS family protein: MSQQVKVTLKYYNLVRETTHQVSESLAVEAGSTWMEVIEGLCRRYGPQFGLLVMPQPGRLNPQLRVFSDGHILLDDRLKEPVTEGAELSFFSAISGG, from the coding sequence ATGTCCCAGCAAGTCAAGGTCACCCTCAAGTACTACAACCTGGTACGAGAGACGACCCACCAGGTCTCGGAAAGCTTGGCCGTCGAGGCCGGCAGCACCTGGATGGAGGTCATCGAGGGCCTGTGCCGAAGGTACGGGCCTCAATTCGGGCTGCTCGTGATGCCGCAGCCTGGCCGACTCAACCCTCAGCTCCGTGTGTTCAGCGATGGTCATATACTCCTTGACGACCGGCTCAAGGAACCCGTCACTGAAGGCGCGGAGCTTAGCTTTTTTTCGGCCATCTCGGGCGGCTGA
- a CDS encoding 4Fe-4S dicluster domain-containing protein yields MRIQLNPEKCTGCQICEAFCSFKKERAVWPARSRISVLKWEKEGVFIPFVCQQCERAACYEVCPVGAIARNEETGAMEVDESRCLGCKMCVTACPFGGVAYDPDRGRAIKCDLCGGQPECVKMCPTGALSFEREEKNALARKRQGAERLAKYIDAIGR; encoded by the coding sequence ATGAGGATCCAGCTGAATCCGGAGAAGTGCACTGGCTGCCAGATCTGCGAGGCATTCTGCTCCTTCAAGAAGGAGCGGGCGGTCTGGCCGGCGAGGTCGAGGATTTCCGTTCTGAAGTGGGAAAAGGAAGGCGTCTTCATCCCTTTCGTCTGCCAGCAGTGTGAGCGGGCGGCCTGTTATGAGGTGTGCCCGGTGGGGGCCATCGCCCGCAACGAGGAGACCGGGGCGATGGAGGTCGACGAATCGCGCTGCCTGGGCTGCAAGATGTGCGTGACGGCCTGTCCCTTCGGCGGAGTGGCCTACGACCCCGACCGGGGTCGGGCGATCAAGTGCGACCTTTGCGGGGGCCAGCCGGAGTGCGTCAAGATGTGCCCCACCGGGGCGCTGAGCTTCGAGCGTGAAGAGAAGAACGCCCTTGCCCGGAAGCGTCAGGGCGCCGAGAGACTGGCCAAGTATATCGATGCCATCGGGAGGTGA
- a CDS encoding aldehyde ferredoxin oxidoreductase family protein, translating into MRYQGYTGKYLEVDLTTGRIETRPVEDKLAETYLGANGFGTRLLWERVGPEVDPLSPENIIVFATGPLNGTLMPNSGRMEVITKSPLTGIYGDSNAGGFLGPELKFAGVDFVVFSGRAAAPVYLRIEDGRAELRDARHLWGKDTFETEELIQKELRDPGIKVACIGPAGENLVRYACIQATMSRSFGRVGGGAVMGSKNLKALAVRGFGPVRIADPEKFYEVATRSHFGIRGNDIYPAVSRYGTPGIVSIMNGIGRFPTKNFQLGGYDQADKINAEALREQYFVKDVACYGCPVACDKIYRVDEGPYAGTEVRSFEYETLGGYGASILNPRLDSIIKAGDLCDRLGLDVISVSRAISFAMELYDRGILKKEAFDGLNPVWGNIEDALELTRRIAYKQGIGALLSQGVRRAAAEIGHGADHYAMEVKGQEIASQDGRAQQSMGLAHVTSSRGADHLKGFPTIDETGYPTEARRRYGEQYLPDMADPRSTKFKGFLIKDGEDYAAVVDAVGTCKSGGNFVLAQLYWDDVAGAVRYATGMELDADGLKVIGERIVNLQRAYNALHGISRKDDRLPKRLLTEPNYQSTKEGSVCRLEEMLPEYYNLRGWDAENGLPTVARLRQLALDDVVERLGPKLKP; encoded by the coding sequence ATGCGCTATCAGGGTTACACCGGCAAGTACCTGGAGGTCGACCTGACCACCGGGCGGATCGAGACCCGGCCGGTCGAGGACAAGCTGGCCGAGACCTACCTTGGGGCCAACGGCTTCGGCACGAGGCTCCTGTGGGAGCGGGTCGGCCCGGAGGTCGATCCCCTCTCGCCCGAGAATATCATCGTCTTCGCCACCGGCCCGCTGAATGGGACGCTGATGCCCAACAGCGGTCGGATGGAGGTCATCACCAAGTCTCCTCTGACGGGCATCTACGGCGACTCCAACGCCGGCGGGTTCCTCGGTCCCGAGCTGAAGTTCGCCGGGGTCGACTTCGTCGTCTTCAGCGGTCGGGCCGCCGCCCCGGTCTACCTGAGGATCGAGGACGGGCGGGCGGAGTTGCGCGACGCGCGTCACCTCTGGGGCAAAGACACCTTTGAGACTGAAGAGCTAATCCAGAAGGAACTCCGCGACCCGGGGATCAAGGTGGCCTGCATCGGGCCGGCCGGGGAGAATCTGGTCCGCTACGCCTGCATCCAGGCGACCATGTCGCGGTCCTTCGGCCGCGTAGGCGGCGGCGCCGTGATGGGCTCAAAGAACCTCAAGGCCCTGGCCGTCCGCGGTTTCGGGCCGGTCCGCATCGCCGACCCCGAGAAGTTCTACGAGGTGGCCACGAGGTCCCATTTCGGCATCCGGGGCAACGACATCTACCCGGCCGTCAGCCGCTACGGGACGCCGGGCATCGTCTCGATCATGAACGGGATCGGTCGCTTCCCGACCAAGAACTTCCAGCTCGGCGGGTATGATCAGGCCGACAAGATCAACGCCGAGGCCCTCCGCGAGCAGTACTTCGTCAAGGACGTCGCCTGCTACGGCTGTCCGGTGGCCTGTGACAAGATCTACCGGGTGGACGAGGGTCCCTATGCCGGGACCGAGGTCCGCAGCTTCGAGTACGAGACCCTGGGCGGGTACGGGGCTTCCATTCTGAACCCGCGCCTCGATTCGATCATCAAGGCCGGCGACCTGTGCGACCGATTGGGGCTCGACGTCATCTCGGTCAGCCGGGCCATCTCCTTCGCCATGGAGTTGTATGACCGAGGCATCCTCAAGAAGGAAGCCTTCGACGGGCTGAATCCGGTCTGGGGGAACATCGAAGACGCCCTGGAGTTGACCAGACGGATCGCCTACAAGCAAGGCATCGGAGCGCTCCTCTCGCAGGGCGTCCGCCGGGCGGCGGCGGAGATCGGCCACGGGGCCGACCACTATGCCATGGAGGTCAAGGGACAGGAGATTGCCTCGCAGGACGGCCGGGCGCAGCAGTCGATGGGCCTCGCCCACGTCACCTCGAGCCGCGGAGCCGACCACCTCAAGGGCTTCCCGACCATCGATGAGACCGGCTATCCGACCGAGGCCAGGCGGCGCTACGGCGAGCAGTACCTGCCGGACATGGCCGATCCCCGGTCGACCAAGTTCAAGGGCTTCTTGATCAAGGACGGCGAGGACTACGCCGCCGTCGTCGACGCCGTCGGCACCTGCAAGTCCGGGGGCAACTTCGTCCTCGCGCAGCTCTACTGGGACGACGTGGCCGGGGCGGTGCGCTACGCCACCGGGATGGAGCTGGACGCCGACGGGTTGAAGGTCATCGGCGAACGGATCGTCAACCTCCAGCGGGCCTACAACGCGCTGCACGGGATCAGCCGGAAGGACGACCGCCTGCCCAAACGGCTCCTCACCGAGCCCAATTACCAGTCGACGAAAGAGGGGAGCGTCTGCCGGCTCGAGGAGATGCTGCCCGAATACTACAACCTGCGCGGTTGGGACGCCGAGAACGGTCTGCCCACCGTCGCCCGCCTGCGCCAGTTGGCTCTGGACGACGTGGTCGAGCGCCTCGGCCCCAAGCTGAAGCCTTGA
- a CDS encoding FAD-dependent oxidoreductase, with the protein MSTADMRYLIIGNSAAGLSAAEAVREADPRGEITVLSDEARPAYSRIFLPDLIAGKIGFDRMAMRRPDFYPRVGIDLRLGQAAVGLDVRERQVELADGRSLPYDRLLLATGALPVPLDVPGSDLPGVTGLHSFEDAMVLLDRARRGEDNHRQAVVVGGGPVSVKTAEALTKLGLKVVMVVSSPAILSRTADAVAAGLLAKRMDEAGVRLLTGRSVAEVRGNLDSGVEAVVLDDGEVLAATMVVVGKGVRPNLFLAADGGLVCGRGIMVDTRLATEAPGVYAAGDVAETPVGGRTVVNTMWPNAVAQGRTAGHNMAGAAEESPISVRSNAGTFFGLTVATVGQTETRPGQTEVIRAGLGSGHYEKVILEASGAVAGAILVGEVDPIGFLRWCLSHGLPTEDLGPHLMERGLRYSAVLAQAPSTKP; encoded by the coding sequence ATGAGCACAGCCGATATGCGTTATCTGATCATCGGCAACAGCGCGGCCGGTCTCAGCGCGGCCGAGGCCGTCCGCGAGGCCGACCCGCGGGGCGAGATCACCGTCCTCTCGGACGAAGCCCGCCCGGCCTACTCCCGCATCTTCCTGCCCGACCTGATCGCCGGCAAGATCGGCTTTGACCGGATGGCCATGCGCCGGCCGGATTTCTACCCTCGCGTCGGCATCGACCTTCGGCTCGGCCAGGCCGCGGTGGGCCTCGACGTCCGCGAGCGCCAGGTCGAACTGGCCGACGGGCGGAGCCTGCCTTATGACCGCCTGCTCCTGGCGACCGGCGCCTTGCCGGTGCCCCTGGATGTCCCCGGCAGCGACCTGCCCGGGGTCACCGGGCTGCATTCCTTCGAAGACGCCATGGTCCTCCTGGACCGGGCCAGACGGGGCGAGGACAACCACCGTCAAGCGGTCGTGGTCGGCGGTGGTCCGGTCAGCGTCAAGACCGCCGAGGCTCTGACCAAGCTCGGTCTGAAGGTGGTCATGGTGGTCTCCTCACCGGCCATCCTTTCCCGGACGGCCGACGCCGTCGCCGCCGGCCTTCTGGCCAAGCGGATGGACGAGGCCGGGGTCCGGCTTCTGACCGGTCGGAGCGTGGCCGAGGTGCGGGGGAACCTGGATTCCGGGGTCGAGGCCGTGGTCCTCGACGACGGTGAGGTCCTTGCGGCGACCATGGTCGTCGTCGGCAAGGGCGTTCGGCCCAACCTCTTCCTGGCCGCCGATGGCGGCCTGGTCTGCGGCCGGGGGATCATGGTGGATACCCGCTTGGCGACCGAGGCTCCCGGGGTCTATGCCGCCGGCGATGTGGCGGAAACCCCGGTCGGCGGCCGGACGGTGGTCAACACGATGTGGCCCAACGCCGTGGCCCAGGGCCGGACGGCCGGCCACAACATGGCCGGGGCCGCCGAGGAGAGCCCGATCAGCGTTCGTTCCAACGCCGGGACCTTCTTCGGGCTGACCGTCGCCACCGTCGGCCAGACCGAGACGAGGCCCGGCCAGACCGAAGTCATCCGGGCCGGCCTCGGCAGCGGCCACTATGAAAAGGTCATCCTGGAAGCGAGCGGGGCGGTGGCCGGGGCGATTCTGGTCGGCGAGGTCGACCCCATCGGATTCCTGCGGTGGTGCCTGTCGCATGGCCTTCCCACCGAGGACCTGGGCCCGCACCTGATGGAGCGCGGCCTCCGGTATTCCGCCGTACTGGCCCAGGCGCCGTCGACCAAACCTTGA
- a CDS encoding flavodoxin family protein — protein sequence MVKILGISGSPRQAATYFAVQEALKAAAEVGGVETEFISLKGKKINFCLHCDYCVRNKSHCLQKDDMSEILDKMAAADGFILGSPVYEGSMSGQLKTMLDRLRPTYLVYDNGFRNKVGGAIAVGGDRNGGVESTIKGILDFYHIFEVITVGGIAPGGNYGGTVWSQDRRAEGAKADENGMETVRKLGRRVAQVTKLVNARD from the coding sequence ATGGTCAAGATCCTCGGCATCAGCGGGAGCCCCCGCCAAGCAGCCACCTACTTCGCGGTCCAAGAGGCCCTCAAGGCGGCCGCCGAGGTCGGCGGCGTGGAGACCGAGTTCATCAGCCTCAAGGGCAAGAAGATCAATTTCTGCCTCCACTGTGACTACTGCGTCCGGAACAAGTCACACTGCCTGCAGAAGGACGACATGTCCGAGATCCTCGACAAGATGGCCGCGGCCGATGGGTTCATTCTCGGCTCGCCGGTCTACGAGGGGTCGATGTCCGGCCAGTTGAAGACGATGCTGGACCGGCTGCGCCCGACCTACCTGGTCTATGACAACGGCTTTCGGAACAAGGTCGGCGGGGCCATCGCCGTCGGCGGCGACCGCAATGGGGGCGTCGAGAGCACGATCAAGGGGATCCTCGACTTCTACCACATCTTCGAGGTCATCACCGTCGGCGGGATCGCCCCCGGCGGCAACTACGGCGGCACGGTCTGGTCGCAGGACCGTCGGGCCGAGGGGGCCAAGGCCGACGAGAACGGCATGGAGACCGTCCGGAAGCTCGGCCGGCGGGTGGCCCAGGTGACCAAGCTGGTGAACGCGCGGGACTGA
- a CDS encoding iron-containing alcohol dehydrogenase translates to MQQPNFSFHFPTRVRFGAGVLGQLPDELRGLGARRIFLLTDSGLVKVGLADRIEILIRGVGLEVRVFSDIETNPTAATVARALEAARAFGPEAIVAVGGGSPIDVGKVVAFLLTNPGSLAEYQWEGRKIATAPVPLIAVSTTSGTGSEVTRTAVILDRNTKKGIVSDHLFPRTALVDPELTRSMPPKLTAATGVDALSHALEAYVGKGIHPLTESWALWAVELIMAALPRAYADGDDLAARADMALASSMAGVAMDQSGLGIIHSMASPLSGLFNVHHGLANAVLLAAGMRFNLPVVPERHARLARALGVGLAGLGPAEASEAMAKRLDDFVTGLGIDCNLALLGVKESDLEPMGRETTGIFLLRNNPRPANAEECTAIFRSLWRRVS, encoded by the coding sequence ATGCAGCAGCCCAACTTCTCCTTCCACTTTCCAACCAGGGTGCGGTTCGGGGCGGGTGTCCTGGGCCAATTGCCGGATGAACTCCGTGGCCTCGGCGCGCGCCGGATCTTCCTGCTCACCGACTCCGGCCTGGTCAAGGTCGGCCTGGCCGACCGGATCGAAATCTTGATCCGCGGGGTCGGCCTGGAGGTCCGGGTCTTCTCGGACATCGAGACAAACCCCACGGCGGCCACCGTGGCCAGGGCGCTCGAGGCGGCCCGGGCCTTCGGACCGGAGGCCATCGTCGCGGTCGGCGGCGGCAGCCCGATCGACGTCGGCAAGGTCGTCGCCTTCCTCCTGACCAACCCCGGCTCGCTCGCCGAGTACCAGTGGGAGGGGCGCAAGATTGCGACCGCTCCGGTGCCCCTGATCGCCGTCTCGACGACCTCCGGCACCGGCAGCGAGGTCACCCGGACGGCGGTCATCCTCGATCGGAACACCAAGAAGGGGATCGTCTCCGACCACCTCTTCCCGCGGACGGCCCTGGTCGACCCGGAACTGACCCGGTCGATGCCGCCCAAGCTGACGGCGGCGACCGGCGTCGACGCCCTGTCCCACGCCCTCGAGGCCTACGTGGGGAAGGGGATCCACCCCCTGACCGAAAGCTGGGCGCTGTGGGCGGTCGAGCTGATCATGGCCGCCCTCCCCAGGGCTTACGCCGACGGAGACGACCTCGCCGCCCGCGCCGACATGGCCCTGGCCAGCTCGATGGCGGGGGTGGCGATGGACCAGAGCGGCTTGGGGATCATCCACTCGATGGCCAGCCCACTCTCCGGGCTCTTCAACGTCCACCACGGCCTGGCCAACGCCGTCCTCCTGGCCGCCGGGATGCGCTTCAATCTGCCGGTGGTCCCCGAGCGGCACGCCCGCCTGGCCCGGGCCCTGGGCGTCGGCCTCGCCGGCCTCGGCCCGGCCGAAGCCAGTGAAGCCATGGCCAAGCGGCTCGACGACTTCGTCACCGGTCTGGGCATCGACTGCAACCTGGCCCTCCTCGGGGTCAAGGAATCCGACCTCGAGCCGATGGGCCGGGAGACCACGGGCATCTTCCTCCTTCGCAACAACCCCAGGCCGGCCAACGCCGAAGAGTGCACGGCCATCTTCAGAAGCCTGTGGCGGCGGGTGTCATGA